The genome window CCTTAAAGGTCAGGCCCATCACCAACACTTTTGAAGAGGCTACGGTATGCCCGGTTTTGATCATTGCCTTAACAAGCTCTGCCGCCGCATAAGGACCCATATTGTCATTTACACGGCGACCGGAAAGGATAATCTCGGGGTGATAACCAATGGCCTGGGCTTTATGGGTCAGGTAATAGGGGTCAACACCGATACAGTGCCCACCAACAAGGCCGGGTTTAAATGGCAAAAAGTTCCACTTGGTACCAGCGGCCGCCAACACTTCATGGGTATCGATCTTCAAACGTGAGAAGATCATCGAAAGCTCGTTCATCAACGCGATGTTCAGATCCCGCTGGGTGTTCTCAATAACCTTGGCCGCTTCGGCAACTTTAATTGAACTGGCTTTATGGGTCCCGGCAGTAATAATGCCGGCATAAAGCGCATCCACTTCCTCGGCGATATCAGGAGTGGAACCGGAGGTTACTTTCATAATGCTGGTCACCCGGTGTTCTTTGTCACCCGGATTAATACGCTCCGGGCTGTAACCGGCGAAGAAATCCTGATTAAACACCAGCCCGGAGACTTTCTCCAGAACGGGCACACATACTTCTTCCGTTGCACCAGGGTATACCGTCGATTCATAAATCACGATATCCCCCTTTTGTAAAACCTTGCCCACGGTTTCGCTGGCTTTTACCAGCGGTGTTAAATCGGGCGTTTTGAACTCGTCAATGGGGGTGGGCACCGTCACAATATAAATCTGACAATCGCGAATACCCTCCAGGGAATCGGCGAAAGAAAGGCCAGAGGCAGCAGACAACTCTTCGCGGGAGACCTCTCGGGTAAAGTCCACACCATCTCTCAGCTCTGCAATACGCTTACCGTTGATATCAAATCCAACCACTTCGCGCTTCTCGCCGAATGCTGCAGCGAGTGGTAAACCTACGTAGCCAAGGCCGATTACAGCAATTTTTTTCATCCGAAATCCTTTTTCCAGCATTACACTCGAGAAAAATAACCTGTTTTAATGTTCTCGAATTATTATGTCTGCAGCGAGAAAAGATTCAAAACATCTTTTCAATACCGCTTTGTTTCTTGTTCACGATGAATTATCCGGATTTCCCGGGGAGCTTTACGCATCTCTTTAACAAATTGAACGAGATCCGGCTGACCCGCATAAGCCGAGTAAACACCCACGTGGTGAATCCGCGTGAACTCGGCGGCGAGTTGTGAGCCCACCACAATTTCGAGATCCTCCCCAGGCCAGTCCTGTTCTCCGCCAAACTCATGAAGCAGAGTTTCAATCTCACAGAGCAACTCCTGGGTTCCGCCGACGCTGAAAGCCAGAACAAGTACAGTCTCCCCCCATCCTCAAGCGCATGCTCCAACACCGCCCTTAACCGATAGCGGCGTGCCTCCCTATCCTCATGATCCCTATCGCCATAAGTACTCACAATCACTAATCGATCCGCCCGTTCCGCTGACTCCGGCCTCAGCAGTAAAGGCGCATGGGGCGTTCCAAAATCTCTACTAAAAATAATACGCTCTTCAAAGTCCCCGCTGCGCGCGGCGAACTCTAGGTAAGCCGAACCACGAATATGCCCCGCCATCCGCAGCCGAACAGACAGCGAGCAATCGCCCGCAGCAAACACCAAATGCCACTGACCGTAAGGTATTGGTACCAAGCGGGAACCAATCAGACCCAAAACTCGATCTTCATCGCATCTTCCAAAATCTCAGGCAACATGATAGCGGAGGGCTCAGAACAGATAATCGGCCCGTCAAAACCAGTGGCCAGCAGATAGGGAATACTAACCACGTGATCAATTGCACGTGGGTAACGACCAGGGCGCAAATATGACCTATGGGAAATCAATAGAGAGACCAGAGGCGGAGACACTCCAGCCTTCGTCCTGGCCCTGAAACAGGCCGCAGTCTATGAGGATGCCATTCTTTTGAACTCCGCTCTCAAGTACAGTTCATCGCAGGAGCCGGTAACGCCAATGATGGCACCGTGGTGGAGGATATCAATCATCGCCAACATTCCCTGTTGAATAACGAAAACGGGGCCCTGAGCTCCCGTCACTAAATAACTCTTGCAATAATGTAAACTAGACCAACGGTAATCGTCGGACTTTATCCTCATCTCTTGCCTGACTCATTCGCTCCCTGTTGCCATTCATCCAAACAAGATCCTCAACACCGCCATTGGGCGCAAATCCGGTTGGTGCTTTTTTCAGAATTTCCACCACCTCATGGCAGTCGAAATCTTGGCTGGCGGTCATAAGCCTTTTTAGGGTTTGCTGCATATCATCCCAAGGCATAAAAATCTCTCGGGCCATCATGATCCGCGGGTGGGCAGTTCCTTGAGGATCATCACCAATCAACAGCTCCTCAAAAAGCTTCTCACCCGGCCGAAGCCCCGAAAACACAATCTCAATATCACCATCGGGGCGATCTACCGCTTTTTCCATCAGCCCCATCAGGTGAATCATCTTGCGGGCCAAGTCTGCTATTTTAACCGGTTCTCCCATGTCCAGCACAAACACCTCACCACCCTGCCCCATACTGCCGGCCTGCAGAACGAGCTGGCTAGCCTCAGGAATAGTCATAAAATAGCGGATAATATCCGGATGGGTCACAGTTACCGGACCCCCATCACGAATCTGATCCCTGAACAATGGCACGACAGAACCAGATGACCCAAGCACATTACCAAAACGCACCATCGAGAAAATAGTACCAGATTGCCGCTGAGCCAGGCCTTGCAGCACTAACTCGGCCATGCGCTTACTAGCTCCCATCACGTTCGTGGGGCGGACCGCCTTATCCGTGGAAATCAGCACAAATCGTTCGACGCCCGCCGCAATTGCTGATTCTGCCGCATGCCAGGTCCCGAATATATTGTTCTGAACACCTTCAATAATGTTGTGCTCAACTAGAGGGACATGCTTATAGGCAGCAGCATGATAAACGGTCTGAATACTGAAAGCCTTCATTGCCGCCTCGCTCCGCCGCCGATGGGTGACACTGCCCAAAATTGCATACAGCGTAACCCCAAGGCACTCAACCTGATTGATAGTTTGAAGTTCACGCTCTATCGAATAGAGAGAAAACTCTGATTGTTCAAACAGTACCAGCCTTTCAGGCTTATGCCGCAAAATCTGACGGCAAAGCTCGGAACCGATCGATCCCCCCGCTCCTGTAACCATCACCGACTTGCCAAAAAGACTTTCCGACACTATCGCCGCGTCTGGTCGAACAGGGTCTCGGCCAAGCAGGTCTTCAATCTCAAGATCACGGATGTCGTTTATTCGAGCCTGACCTGCTACCAATTCCGACATTGAGGGCACCGTTTGGACCGGCACCGAGAGCCTTTCAAGGGATTGCATCAAATGTTTGCGGTTAACAGGTACCCCATCTTCAAGTGCGAGCAGCACCCGGGAGGCTTCAAGCTCCCTGACCGCCTTCTCGATATGCTCAATTGAAAAAACGGGCAGATTACCAATCAGTGAACGATGATTGCTGCTCACGAGAGAAACAAATCCAACTGGCCGGTACTCGACCCCCTGGGCTAACGCAGACGCCAGCTGCATGCCTTTGGGCCCAGCGCCAACAATCAACACACTGTTTTTTGTTTTTTCCCCGGGACTCCGAACAACATTGCGGACTGAAAACCGCGTGCCGGCCACTAAAAGAAAAGCAAATGCCCCATAAATCACTGGCACTGAACGAGGAACAAGTGCCTGAAACAAAAACCCGAATACAATCAGGGCCACACTGGAAAAGGCCACGCCGATAATGATCGCCAGAAATGCATGCTCACTCAAATACCGTATGACTGCCCGATAAAGTCCTAACTTTACGAAAGCCCCGATGGTTATGAGGACAGTGGCTGAAGAGACAAGTAGCTGTCTGTCGTTTGGTAGCCAGGCAAAACTCTCAAACCTAAGGGCGAACGCGGCCCAGATTGCAACGGATAACAAAACGAAATCAACGGCAACTGAGATAGCCCGCTTCGTGGGTCGGGACAAGCCGAGTATTCCATTGATCATTTTTGACCTCAAAGCTGCCATTCCTTATCGAATCATTCCGAGCTGCGATAGAGCCTACTGAAAATGCTAGACCTTTTCTTGAGCACCAGGCCCTCACTGCCGCACACGGTCCCCCGCGCCTTTACCTGAAACAGTCTGGATGATGTAAGAAAAATAGTCCCTGATACCAAGTGAACAGAGCATCCTCTGGTCAGTTTCGGCTAATAATTCCGGCGTCGACATGTCAATATCATTTATCTGAGCCAATCCAGTAATACCAGGTCTACAGTTAAGTACCCCCCGGGCTTCACGTTCCCGTACCAGCTCCACTTGGCTAAATAGACAAGGCCGAGGCCCTACCAGACTCATATCTCCTTTCAAGACGTTCCATAACTGGGGCAACTCATCCAGTTTTGTCCGTCTGAGAAAGTGCCCGAAACGAGTAATGGATGAGGCATTCGCAAGGTGGCTCGCAACCGACGCAGTCTCTTTTGTCATGGTTCGAAATTTAACAAGAGTGAATGGTTTCTTGTGGCGCCCCACTCGCTCCTGCCTGAATAAGGGCGAGCCCGTATCAAACAAGCCAACAACGAAAATGACCATTAGTAGCGGAAAACCCAAAGTAAGGCCCACTGCAGAAAACAAAATATCTATAACTCTAAACACAAGCCGACTGCTCCACCTTCAACGTGCAAGAAAATCATCAACAGTTGCTTCCAGCGACTGCTCGACAGAATAAGGAGGCTCCCAACCAAGGACATTAGCTGCCGTATCGCAATCCACTTGTAAAGAACCGACCAAACGCTCCACCACTGCCTGCTTGCCGGTCAGGCAGCCAGCAAAACGAAATAGAGCCACTGGCACTGGCAACAATAGTGGCCGCTTTCCTAATGAACGTCGCAGTCGCAACAGTAACTCGGCCAAGGAAATATCCTCACAATCACTAACGAGAAAGGATTGCCCGGACGCCAAAGGCGATTTAGCGCAACACGCGAGGAAATGAGCCAGATTATCAACATAAATCATGCTTCTACGGTTTGCTACTGCCCCAAACGGAAGCGGAAGAGGAGAACTAGCCAGTTTCATTAAACTCAGGAAGTTGCCCTTAACTCCCGGACCATAGACCAGAGGAGGACGAACGATCACAAGTTCCATACCCTGCTCCCGGCAATAGGTAAACAATTCTTGTTCCGCCTCCGCCTTGGAAACCGCGTACGGATCTTGCGGCGCCAACCCTTCCGAGTCGCGAAACGGACTGCGGTGAGTTGTGCTTTCTCCATGCACCTTAACACTGCTCAGGTATACAAATCGCCTGACGCCCGATGCCCGCGCCAATTTTGCGAGCCGAATCGTACCTTCCACGTTCACGCGGCGGAATTCCGTAAGCGGATCAACTGCCGTCTCCGCCATCACATGCACCCGTGCAGCACAGTGTATCACCACATCAACGCCAACAAGCGCTTCAGGCCAACCATCCTCAGAAGTAAGCTCAAGACCTCCCTTATAGCGACAGGGCAATTCATCTGCAGACAGATTCTCTCTGCGGACCGCAGCAACCACACCGGAACTAGGTTCATGATGATTCAGCAGCGCTCTCAGAACCGCCCGGCCAACAAACCCGGTCGCGCCAGTCACCAAAACTTTAGCGCTGTCACTCACCCTGGCCGCCTTAAAAGCTCAAACAACTTGAAAGGAATTTTGCTCAGCACCATGAACAGATTCGTGTATATGCCATTTTCCCTGCAGGCGCGCACAATTTCCTGATTCAATGTGATGCTGCTGCGGACACCTGAGGTGCTGACACCTCCCGAACGCATCCGAACCAGCACCTTATCCAGGTGCTTCCAGCCAAGCCGCGATTTCATTAGCCATCGAACAAACATCTCAAAGTCGGCCGAAATTTGCATATCCACTCGATATGCCCCCACTAAATCATAACTCCGGCGCCGAACAAAGGTCGCAGGATGTGGAGGCATCCAACCGAAGCGCAGCTTCCACGGCCTGAAATGTCGCGCTCCGTAATAGCGTATAACCTTTGATAAATCTTCTGCTTCAACAAAAACAACATCACCAAATACCAAGTCGCACTCTGACGATTCCCTGAAGACGTCTACAACGGTCGCGACTACATCATCAGATTCAAAAAAATCGTCGGAGTTCAGTATGCCAATAATATCCCCAGTCGCAATTCGGATCCCTTTGTTCATCGCATCGTAGAGGCCTTCGTCAGGCTCAGATATCAGCGCACCCAAACTAGGTCGCCTGCTCTCGAGCACATCCAGAGTGCCATCAGACGAACCACCATCAACGATTATGTGTTCAATATCACCGTGAGACTGAGATTGAACAGAATCAAGCGTATCCTCAATAGTTGATACGCTGTTAAAACAGACTGTAACGATAGACACCTTCAACTCAGTTGCACCTTTTTTTCATTTATTAGTCTGAAGCCTCTCATGCTTCCGGGAGTGTACTCGCTCGAGCAGGTCCAGATAAGTCGCTTCAACTTTCTCAAAAGAAAAGCCACTCTCAATCCTGGAACGACCGCTCCTTCCCATTTGCGATCGATCTGCTTCGCTCAAGCGGTAAGCCCTTTCGAGTTGGTCCGCCAAGCTATTGACTGACACAAACTCCGCGACGAATCCCGATACTTCATGATTCACTATGTCCCTGAGCCCGGAGGTATCGAAACAGACAACCGGAACACCACAACTCAAACTCTCCGCTGCGACCTGGCCAAAGGCTTCCACAAGCGAGGGAACAACAGTAAAGTCCCCAACTCCGTAAACCCCTCGCATCCCATCAGGCGAAGACACCCGTCCAAAATGAATCGTACGGAGACCGGCCAAATGCACGTTCGACGTCTCGGAGCCTCCAAATACCAATAACGTGATGCGATCCAGCGCGTCTTTTGGCAGCCTTTCAGAAAGGGCAACAAGCGCTTTTTCAAGCTCAACACCTCCTTTGAGTCTGTTATTTTCCAAAGATACGCCGCCAAAAACCAGGACAAAGTCTTCCAGTCCTATGCCAAGCTTATTACGAAGATGTTTTTTTTCTTCGGCCGGAAGAGGGGAGAAAACCTCAGTATCAATTGGGTTAGGCAACAAGACGATGTCGTTATCCGCTAACGTCGGACTCTGTGCTGCTCTTTTGCAAAGCCAGCTCGACGGCGCTGTTATCACCAAATCTTTGCGCCTAGAGAGCAGCTTATATTTTAGTAACCAGCAATATTTATTAACCAACCTGCAGAGCGTTGCTCCTCCGGAAGAGTAACCATCAAGTGCACCCGGAGGCTCAAAAGGATTCTGGTAATGTTCAGCCCCGGCAATCAGCCACTCATCATGAAGGGTAATGATTGAGTAAGGTGGCACCTTGGCAAGATCCCATATCGAAAGCGTGTCATTGTTAATCCAGTGGATATGAACAATTTCCTCAGATCCGGAACATGACTGAAGTGCTCTCTGAACCAGCCGACAGGAAAACAAATTTAACGAATGCTTAACATCAACATCTTTTCTCAGGAAAAAAAGAAAGGCATGTTCTAACAATCTGAGAAAAAAATGATAACGGTATTCGAATGGCGAAGTTGCCTTGCGGTGTAGATCACTCTGAGAACTTTCTACGGAGAAGGAACGGACATCAAAGTTTCTAGCGCCGAGATAATAAAACTTCTCAGCTGCAATGGCAGCGCCCCCCCTTACAAACGAAAATGCAAAATAATTTACGCGCACTTCTCAACCTTATACGTGAATACTTTCCCCGATATCCAACATGCTAGAATCACTGGAACGAAATACGCAAATGCTGGCAAAAATGGCCCCCGCATGAGGAAATATATATAGAATGAAAAGTAGATCATTAGAATATTCCAAACTACAGAATAATCAGCTCTCTTCTCAAGAAAGAAGACAAAATATGCAAGAGCAAAAGCCGCAATAAACACTCCCCCAATACCGAAATCAAGATAGAATTCAAATGGGAAGGAGAAAGACACATTCGAAAACCACAAGGATGCGTTTTCCATGAGATACTGGCCAATCATTTCACCAGACGACACCGGCTTCTCGGGCCAAAAAGCTCTCGGTACAAAAAACAATAAGGTTCCCACCAGCTGCTGCCCCATAGTGTGGCCGCGCTCTGCAATCATTTCTTGCATGGTCACACCATTGGACCAAGCATCATAATGAAGATCGTTATAGTGACCGCCGATCTGCTGGACGAGCTGCTCTGTAGATATACTCCCACCCCCGGACACGCCATATTGATGGGTAAGTAAAGAAGCGGCCGGGAACGCAATAACCATAACCAAAACGCCAAAGGAAAGAAAAATCCGGCCTTTTAACAGAAACGGCGCTACCAGGCAGGCTATTGTCAAATACACCGGACCTAACGCATTTCTGCGCTCAAAAATAGGGTTTTTGAAAAATAGCACAAAAAACAAGAGCCCAAGAAACAAGCTAAACAACATTTGTTTCTTGGTCATACTGCCACGAACACTCAAGAAGTATACGGATGCACCAAAAAAAGCTATCAATGCCAGAAATTTAAAAATAAACAAGGATACTATTGAGCTTTGTATACCATTAAATGCGAACACCGACGACGCAAGTAAGGAAATAAAAATAACGACGTTTTTTGAAAAGGACACCCTCACATCAATACGCGCACTCTGTGATACCAGATGGTTGTAGGGGATAAAAACCTTTCCAGACGTAAGCCAGATATAGGACAAGGAATAAAAAACCAGGAAAACAAATAAAATAATATTAACGTAGATAGCATAAGACAATGAAAATCTCGAGGTGTTCACCAAGTAATCCATTGAATCTGCCAACTGTACAACAGGGGCTAAAATGTAAAAAAGCATCACAAAAATAAATAGCGAGATACCGGGCAGACTAACCCTGAAATTTCGCAAAGAGGAATATAAAACAGCCACGCCCCCGACAAAGACCAAAAAGAAGGAGGCAATCAATTCAGGCATTTAATAATACCCAATTGAAGACCAGACATTAATATCCATTATCTTCCACACTTCATTCTATTCCGAACCACTTTGATAAATTCCGCAACAAATGCCGACATCAATCCAAGAATGAATGCCAGGAGGAGTCCAACCAGTATAATGATCTGCATAGAGGCAGATGCTTGGCCTTTGCCTATACTTACCTCAGAAAGAACTTCACCCTTCTGCGCTTTATCGAGCTCGTGCTCCAACTGGATTTTCTTTTCGAGCAGGGCGGCCAATGCTTCGCCAGTATCTTTTCCTCCTTGTATTTGGTCGATCAAACTGGCCATACGATCGATCCGACGCTCAATTTGTGAAGAATAATCCTGGAACAACTTTGACTGCCAGCCATCCAGCCGCGTAAGTAACTGTCGGTGTAAAGTCAAAACCAAATTTTCATCCCCAACCCTTGCAACAGTTCGGAGCTGAATCAATCCTGTAGCTTCCGGGTTTGTCGCGACAATATCGGGTAGGGATTGCCGTTTGTTTTCATTTTCGGAAGCTAACCCAGGAACCCATACCGAGTTCGCCCTAGAGACAACTGCCTCAGGGTCATTGAGATACTGTCCTTCTCCGGCTTTGGCCAATTGATACAGACCTACAAACTCCTGCTTGGCAGGAGACAAAAATGCATACAGACCAGCAGCACAAAAAATCACAATGAATACAGAGAAAAACAATGCCTTCCAACGCACGACGATGATCGTCAGTTCTACAAGGCTAATATCGTTACGTTCCAACGCCCGGTGCGGGGAATTTTCCATGGTTACCACTCAGTTCCATTATTCAATGATTCGGTTCATCCAACAGCCTTTCCCAAAGCAACGGGAACAGCTCATCGGCGAGTTTCTCTGCATCCTTATGATCCAGCATAAGGTTCAGGCGGCCTGGCCACGTATTCAGGTAATACGCTGCTACAAATTGGAGGTTGTAATTTTCAATATCCACATCAGTTTCTTCCAACTGCCTCATCATCATCGATAGGCTCTGAAAGAGGTCCGGCAAGCGGCCAACTTTAGTGACCAGGGGGTGGTTCTGATAGAAAACCTCGCCAAACAACAAAACCGGTTTTTTCAACAGCAAAGCCTCATAGCCGACCGTACTGGTCAGTGTCACAACGCCTTTCGATTGCTTTATCAACTGCTTGGTCGGCTCGAAAGGAGCCAGCAGCTTAACATTAGGGAGCGAAACCAGCTTCTTATAGAAGTTAAGTCGAGGGTAACCCCAAGCGCTGAGGTGGTCCTTCACATAAAGCCTAACCCCTTCGGGAAGGTTAAACGCAATATTTTTTATCGTCTCATATTCGTTTACATAACTAGAGGAAAGAATTGACGTCGACGATTCAGGGTGAAAGTGTAACGGATAGAGAAAAAAATCCCCATCGCCAGGCGCAGTGTAGTATTTCTTTACGAAGGGTAGTCTGATCCGCCTCTTGAGGCTCCTAAGAAACATACCCGCAGAGTAAAGCAACGGATTCCCTCGTTGAAAACTATGATAGTGATCACCGCCAATAAACCTGATGGCTCTGAATATCTTCCTGAGTTTTGACAAACGAAAATAACGGTCGATAATTTTTATATTATCGAGATTATTAAACGCCATATAATCTGGAGATGTTGTTTCAATATTACTGATGTATTCACGGCACCATCCCCAAACTGCTTCAGGAACATCCAATCTTTGCTCTTCCAAAGCCTGCCGCGTTCTTTCAATAGGCACATGCTCCCCAAAAGGATTCGAGGTGAAACAAAATCGGCCAGGTAAACGACTGCCGGTCAATCCAACATAATCCACATTCGTTTCCTGGCATACAATCCAGCAAAAATGAGCAAACGCGTTGGACACATTCTCATATAGAACAGCAGTATATCCATGCTGATCTATTAGCTGAGAGAAAAAAGATAGAAGAGCACTCTTCAGGCGGTCAAAGAATTCATCAGATCGCCTTCCCCAGATACCATATTCTTCAGATCGATCGAAATCAGAAAAAAGGGCCAAGTTCAGATTATGGTGAGAATAGGCTGACAGTATCTCTTCATCTAGCTCATGCTGAGCAAAGAATTCTGAGAAAACATCGTACTGCACACCCAGCTCTTCAACTTTGTTTTCAGCAAGAGAAACAGGACAGTCTACGGCATAACCAACTCCCACGCCCTTTTCAATCAAACGCCGACTGATCGCATTAAAGAAGTTATGATAGTTTGGCGCACTGTTTGATAAAACAAGAACTTTCATTAAAACCACATATTCGTAGACCGCTAGATATCAACCCCGAATCGCGTCGGAGTTTTCCAGAAACCACTGATAAGCCTGCGACAAGCCTTCTTCCAACCCAACCGAAGCCTCCCAGCCTAACGCCTTCAGCCTTGAAACATCCATAAGCTTCCTCGGTGTACCATCGGGCTTACTGCTGTCAAACACCAGCTGCCCCTCAAAGCCCGTCACCTTGGCGACCGTTTCGGCCAGCTCCCGAATTGTGCAATCCACACCGGTGCCCACATTGATGTGAGACAGCATCGGCTCCGTGTTCGCTGCATATGTCTCACCGTCCAGCTCCATTACATACACGCTAGCCGACGCCATGTCGTCCACATGCAGGAACTCCCGCATCGGCTTCCCGCTTCCCCAGATAACCACTTCTTCGTCAGCAGCCTTCACTGCCTCATGAAAGCGTCGCAACAGCGCCGGAATCACGTGACTGTTTTCAGGGTGAAAGTTGTCATTGGGCCCATACAGGTTGGTCGGCATCACACTGCGGTAATCGCGACCATACTGCCGGTTATAGCTTTCACAAAGCTTTATCCCGGCGATCTTGGCGATGGCATAAGGCTCATTGGTGGGCTCCAGAATACCCGTCAGGAGGGCGTCCTCACGCATGGGTTGATCTGCAAACTTGGGGTAAATGCAAGACGATCCCAGGAACAGCAGTTTCTGAACATCCGCCGTATGCGCCGCGTTGATCAGATTCGCCTCAATCAACAGGTTTTCGTAGATGAACTCTGCGGGGTACGTATTGTTGGCATGAATACCCCCTACTTTGGCCGCCGCGATGTACACTTGCTCCGGTTTATGCTCGGCGAACCAGGCGTGGACTTCCGCCTGGTCAAGCAGATTTAATTCATCCCGGCTAGCCGTGAGAATATTAGTGTAACCGAGGGCCTGAAGCCTGCGAACAATCGCGGAGCCAACCATCCCCCGGTGACCTGCCACAAATACACGCTGATGTTTCATTTCCATCATCTCAATTCTCCACCGATACGATAACATCGTGCCCGTGGGCCTTTAGCAACGCATGGCGCTTGGCGTTCTTCAAGTCTTCCTGAACCATCTCTGAACACATCTCTTGAACGGTAATTTCCGGAACCCAGCCGAGCTTTTCTTTGGCTTTGGTCGGGTCACCCAGCAACGTCTCCACTTCGGCCGGGCGAAAATAGCGCGGGTCTACACGGACAATCACAGTGCCCGGCTCTACCGCGGGCGCATGCTCACCGGCCACCGACTCCACCAGGGCAATCTCTTCAACGCCCTCACCCTCAAAACGCAGAGCAATGCCCAGCTCCGCTGCAGACCATCGGATGAACTCACGCACCGAGTACTGGACCCCGGTGGCGATGACAAAATCCTCGGGCTGATCCTGCTGTAGCATCATCCACTGCATGCGCACATAATCCTTGGCATGCCCCCAATCCCGCAGCGCATCCAGGTTACCCATGTACAGGCAGGCTTCCAGTCCCTGGGAGATATTCGCCAGGCCCCGGGTAATCTTGCGGGTTACAAAGGTTTCTCCCCGGCGCGGGGATTCGTGATTGAACAGCACCCCATTACAGGCATACATCCCGTAGGCTTCACGGTAATTCACTGTCATCCAGTAGGCATACAATTTAGCCACTGCATAGGGCGAGCGGGGATAGAAAGGCGTGGTTTCCTTCTGGGGTGTCTCCTGCACTAAGCCATACAGCTCGGAGGTAGACGCCTGGTAAAACCGGGTTTTTTTCTCCAACCCCAGCAACCGAATAGCCTCTAGCAAACGCAGCGCACCCATGCCATCCACGTCGGCCGTGTATTCCGGCGACTCAAAACTCACCGCAACGTGAGACTGAGCGCCCAGATTATACACCTCATCGGGCTGAACCTCTTGAAGGATCCGCGTCAAGTTGGATGAGTCCGTCAAGTCTCCATAGTGCAATACGAAACGCTGATTGTCGGTATGCGGATCTTGGTAAATATGATCCACTCTCTGCGTATTAAAAAGCGAGGCTCGCCGCTTGATACCGTGTACTTCGTAGCCTTTTTCGAGCAAAAACTCCGCCAAGTAAGAACCGTCCTGACCAGTCACACCAGTGATCAATGCCTTTTTCATCCAAAAAACCTGTCCGTCGCGTTACGCAAAAAAGAAACGGGCCTTCGACAGTTCGAAAGCCCGTTTAATGGAAACATAGGAAGAGTTTACGCTAAGGTAAGATTCATTTCAGCAACCGAGCCCCGCATCCCTTCATTCAGAATCATCCAGATTAAGCACGTCATTTTTCACAGGTGAATTCGAGGACACAGCGTATTTAACTCGCTTTCCGATCACCGAATCATTGTATTTTGGGGCCAACCCAAACCCTGGCCTGACGCTTCGTACACAGTCTTTGGTAATTATTTCACCTGCCTCCAGATCTTTCACAAAATACAGCGACCTACGGAACTGAACATTGCCCTGCTCACTGGACTTACGCCCATAATCGACTTTACCCAGCGCCTTCCAGGCAGTTTTGCTGTCTCTACACAACGCGGCAAGATCACCGGGTTCCAGAGAAAAACTATCATCCG of Marinobacter sediminum contains these proteins:
- the tviB gene encoding Vi polysaccharide biosynthesis UDP-N-acetylglucosamine C-6 dehydrogenase TviB; this translates as MKKIAVIGLGYVGLPLAAAFGEKREVVGFDINGKRIAELRDGVDFTREVSREELSAASGLSFADSLEGIRDCQIYIVTVPTPIDEFKTPDLTPLVKASETVGKVLQKGDIVIYESTVYPGATEEVCVPVLEKVSGLVFNQDFFAGYSPERINPGDKEHRVTSIMKVTSGSTPDIAEEVDALYAGIITAGTHKASSIKVAEAAKVIENTQRDLNIALMNELSMIFSRLKIDTHEVLAAAGTKWNFLPFKPGLVGGHCIGVDPYYLTHKAQAIGYHPEIILSGRRVNDNMGPYAAAELVKAMIKTGHTVASSKVLVMGLTFKENCPDLRNTRVIDVIRELEDFGCSVDVTDCWADNEEAVHEYGISLVDSPKPNDYDALFLAVPHREYAGKSSKELRAYLKEGGVLFDLKGVLPLGDADLRL
- a CDS encoding polysaccharide biosynthesis protein, translating into MINGILGLSRPTKRAISVAVDFVLLSVAIWAAFALRFESFAWLPNDRQLLVSSATVLITIGAFVKLGLYRAVIRYLSEHAFLAIIIGVAFSSVALIVFGFLFQALVPRSVPVIYGAFAFLLVAGTRFSVRNVVRSPGEKTKNSVLIVGAGPKGMQLASALAQGVEYRPVGFVSLVSSNHRSLIGNLPVFSIEHIEKAVRELEASRVLLALEDGVPVNRKHLMQSLERLSVPVQTVPSMSELVAGQARINDIRDLEIEDLLGRDPVRPDAAIVSESLFGKSVMVTGAGGSIGSELCRQILRHKPERLVLFEQSEFSLYSIERELQTINQVECLGVTLYAILGSVTHRRRSEAAMKAFSIQTVYHAAAYKHVPLVEHNIIEGVQNNIFGTWHAAESAIAAGVERFVLISTDKAVRPTNVMGASKRMAELVLQGLAQRQSGTIFSMVRFGNVLGSSGSVVPLFRDQIRDGGPVTVTHPDIIRYFMTIPEASQLVLQAGSMGQGGEVFVLDMGEPVKIADLARKMIHLMGLMEKAVDRPDGDIEIVFSGLRPGEKLFEELLIGDDPQGTAHPRIMMAREIFMPWDDMQQTLKRLMTASQDFDCHEVVEILKKAPTGFAPNGGVEDLVWMNGNRERMSQARDEDKVRRLPLV
- a CDS encoding sugar transferase; amino-acid sequence: MFRVIDILFSAVGLTLGFPLLMVIFVVGLFDTGSPLFRQERVGRHKKPFTLVKFRTMTKETASVASHLANASSITRFGHFLRRTKLDELPQLWNVLKGDMSLVGPRPCLFSQVELVREREARGVLNCRPGITGLAQINDIDMSTPELLAETDQRMLCSLGIRDYFSYIIQTVSGKGAGDRVRQ
- a CDS encoding UDP-glucose 4-epimerase family protein, whose translation is MSDSAKVLVTGATGFVGRAVLRALLNHHEPSSGVVAAVRRENLSADELPCRYKGGLELTSEDGWPEALVGVDVVIHCAARVHVMAETAVDPLTEFRRVNVEGTIRLAKLARASGVRRFVYLSSVKVHGESTTHRSPFRDSEGLAPQDPYAVSKAEAEQELFTYCREQGMELVIVRPPLVYGPGVKGNFLSLMKLASSPLPLPFGAVANRRSMIYVDNLAHFLACCAKSPLASGQSFLVSDCEDISLAELLLRLRRSLGKRPLLLPVPVALFRFAGCLTGKQAVVERLVGSLQVDCDTAANVLGWEPPYSVEQSLEATVDDFLAR
- a CDS encoding glycosyltransferase family 2 protein, which produces MSIVTVCFNSVSTIEDTLDSVQSQSHGDIEHIIVDGGSSDGTLDVLESRRPSLGALISEPDEGLYDAMNKGIRIATGDIIGILNSDDFFESDDVVATVVDVFRESSECDLVFGDVVFVEAEDLSKVIRYYGARHFRPWKLRFGWMPPHPATFVRRRSYDLVGAYRVDMQISADFEMFVRWLMKSRLGWKHLDKVLVRMRSGGVSTSGVRSSITLNQEIVRACRENGIYTNLFMVLSKIPFKLFELLRRPG